Genomic window (Gelria sp. Kuro-4):
CACTTCAAAAATATTGACCGGCCCCCGCTTGCGCCGCTGATTGAGCCCCGCCGCTTCCAGGAGACTGGGCAAAAGGGTTGTGCGAAGCACGGACTGTTCCTCCGACAGTGGGTAGAGGAGGCGAATAACACGCCGCCGCGGGTCGTCGGGCAAAAGGCGCAGCTTTTCCACGCTCCCCGGGTGAGTAAAGCTGTAGGTTTCAACCTCGTCCAGGCCGCTGCCGCGCAGGATTTCCTTCACCCGGTCCGCGATGGTCAGCGCTACTGGCTTGTGGCCCACGCTCAGCTTCCCTTCGAGGGCGGTGGCCGGCACGCGGTCGAAACCGTAAAGCCGTGCCACCTCTTCCACAAAGTCCGCCTCCAGCCTGAGGTCCGCACGGAAGGTCGGTACCTTAACCGTAAGGTACTCCGGTCCGGCATGCACTACTTCCAGTTGGAGCCGCTCGACGGCCGCTCGGATGAAGTCGTCGGTTACCGGCGCCCCGATCAGTTCGCGGATGCGGGCCGGGCGGATGGTAACTTCCCAGGGGGCAACCGGCTGCGGGTAGAGGTCGATGATACCTTCTACTATCTCCCCTGCTCCCAGCTCCTGGATAAGGTGGCAGGCCCGCTCCAGTGCGAAGATGACGCCGTTGGGATCGATGCCCTTTTCAAAGCGCAGGGAAGCCTCGGAACGGATACCGAGTTGCCGCGCCGTGCGCCGGATATTGATGTTGTGAAAGCAGGCGGACTCCAGCATCACCGTAGTCGTCTCTTCGCTGATCTCCGAGAGCAGGCCGCCCATGATGCCGGCCAGGCCCTCCGGCCGCTCCGCATCGGCTATCACCAGCATTTCGGGCGTAAGTTGTCGTTCGTTCCCGTCCAGCGTGATAAGGGTCTCGTTCGGCCGCGCCCGGCGCACGATGATCTGCCGCTGGGCCAGGCGGGTGTAATCAAAGGCATGCAGGGGCTGCCCGGTCTCCAGCATCACGTAGTTGGTCACGTCCACGATGTTGTTGATGGGACGCATCCCCGCCGCCAGGAGGCGCTGCTGCATCCAGTCCGGCGAAGGCGCCACCCGGATGTTCGTAAGGACGCGCGCTGCATAACGCAAACAGAGGTCCGGGGCGGCGATCTCAATCTTCAGGTGGTCGTTGATGTTCCCACCGGCAGAGGTAACGTCCACCGGCGGCAGTTTCAGCTCCTTGCCGGTGAGCGCGGCCACCTCGCGGGCCACGCCGATGATGCTCAAACAGTCGGGCCGGTTGGGTGTAATGTCCAGGTCAAACACCGTCTCGCCCAGGCCTAAAACCGTGTGGATGTCGGCGCCCAGCGGCGCCTCCCCCTTCAAGATGAGGATGCCCGCCTCTTCCTCGGGCCTGTCTTCCGGCAGTCCCAGTTCGCGCGCCGAGCAGAGCATGCCCTCCGACGCGAGGCCGCGGAAACGGGCGGCCGCAATCCGCTGCCCGTCTGGGAGAGTGGCGCCTGGCAGGGCCACCGGCACGAGCACGCCCGGCTCCAGGTTCTGCGCGCCGGTGATAATCTGTTTTAGCCCGCCGGCCCCGGTATCAGCCTGTACTACCCAGAGGTGCTCGGCTTCAGGGTGGCGCTTGAGTTCCTTCACCTGTCCAACCACGACCTTGGCGGCGCCGGCCCCGGTGCGGTCAATCCGATCTACCGCCAGGCCCGCCATGGTGAGCCGCTCCCCTAGTTCCTCCGGCGTAAGATCAATGTCCACGTAGCACTTCAGCCAGGAATAGGGCACACGCACAGCCGATCCCTCCTTAGAACTGGTGTAAGAAGCGCAGGTCGTCTTCGTAAAAGAGGCGGATGTCATCGATGCCGTATTTCAGCATGGCGATGCGGTCCGGACCCATGCCCACGGCAAAGCCGGACACCCTGCTGGGGTCATAGCCCGCTATTTCCAGCTCCCGCGGGTGCACCATGCCCGAGCCCAGGATCTCCAGCCAGCCGGTACCCTTACACAAGCTGCATCCCTTGCCGCCGCACACCAGGCAGGAGATGTCCACCTCGGCACTCGGCTCCGTAAAGGGAAAGAAACTGGGCCGGAAGCGCACCTCCCGGTTTTTACCGAACATCTCCCGGGCGAAGGTGGTCAGCGTACCTTTCAGCTGCGCAAAGCTGATGTTCTTATCTACAGCCAAGACTTCCGTTTGATAGAACATGGGTGAGTGCGTGGCATCGGCCGGGTCGCGCCGGTAGCAGCGTCCCGGACAGATCACCCGCACCGGTACCTCCGGCGCCATGCGTTCCAGCGTGCGCGCCTGGAAGGGAGAGGTGTGGGTGCGCAGCAGGATCTCGTCGGTGATATAGAAGGTGTCCTGCATGTCCCGCGCCGGGTGATCCTTAGGGATGTTCAGGGCCTCAAAGTTGTAGTAGTCGTACTCCACCTCCGGCTCTTCCACCACATCGAAGCCCATGCGCAGGAAGATGTCCTCGATCTCCTCCAGCACCCAAGTCAGGGGATGCTTGTGCCCCAGGGCAGGCCGGACCCCCGGCAGGGTGATGTCCAGCCGCTCCTTCTCCAGTTGTTGAGCCTGGAGCCGGCGCTTAGGGACCTCCGTCCTTTCCGCCAGTTTCCGCTCCAGCTCATCACGGATTTCATTGGCCAGCTGCCCCAAACGGGGGCGCTCCGCCGGCGGAACGTCCTTCATGCTCCGCAGGATTTGCGTAAGTTCGCCCTTGCGGCCGAGGAACCTCACCCGCACCTCGTCCAGCTCTTCCAGATTCTGCGCTTGCGCCGCCGCCGCGCCGGCGGTTTGGGCCAGAGCCCGTAATCTTTCTTCCACTTGTCTTCCCTCCTTACCAGATAACAAAAAAAGCTTTCTTCCCCTAAGGGACGAAAGCTCACCTTCCGTGGTGCCACCCTGCTTCGGTACACGGCTGTACCCTCTCGGCCTGTAACGCGGCCACCCGGCACGGCCTACTTTCTTTCAGCCAGCGGCTCCGAAGTGAACTTCGATCGCACCAAGCCCGGCGGAGCTTGCAGTCTCCGGCTCCCCCTCCCTAAAGGGCCGATCCGACCTACTCTCTTCCTCCTTGCCTTTTATCCGACCTGTACGCCTGAAGGTTATTGCACGATCAGCTTCCGGTAGACTAGATAGGCGATGACAGACCCGGTAGTCTCAAACACGCGCCAGAAGAAGTCCGCGGCCATCATGCGCTATCCACCCCTTTTTAAATCTGGGGAAATCCTGGTTTAGATTATAGCACATGGGTTCCGCTTTGACAACTACAGCTCTGCAGCCGCTTTCCTCCGGGCCGCGCGTTGCCGCACCGCCTCAAAGAGAATGACCGCCCCGGCCACGGCCACATTAAGCGACTCCACCGGCTGTGCCAGGGGGATAAAGGCCCGCTGGCTGCCCAGGGCCGTAAGTTCAGCGCTGACGCCGGCCCCCTCGTTGCCTAGGACCACCAGGGTCGGCGCCGCCATAGGCACCTGCCAAAACGGCGTTCCCCCAGCCGGTGTGGTAACGACGACTTCCCAGCCCGCTGCCCGGCAGGAGGCGGCCAACTCCTTGCCGTTATCGCCGAGCGCAATCACCGGCAGCCGGAAGAGAGAACCCATGCTGGCGCGCACCACCTTGCTGCCGAAGGGGTAAACCGAACCGGCGGAAAAGCAGACTCCCCCCGCCCCCGCCGCCTCCGCCGCACGAATCAGCGTCCCGGCGTTGCCCGGGTCCTGGATTCCCTCGCCCAGGACGACCAGATCCGTCGCTTCAAGGAGGGCAGAAACAGAGGGCGGGCCGGGCAGGGAGGCCACGGCCACCAGGCCCTGCGGCGTTTCCGTTTCGGCAACGCTCGCCAGGACAGAAGCACTCACCGGCACCCAGCGCACTCCGCTCTCCCGCAGCCTGGTCAGCAGAGCCTGTGCCCGCGTCCCCACCGCCAGTTCGGGGCAAACCAAAACCGTCTCCAGGTTCAACCCGGCGGCCAGCGCCTCCTCCAGCAGCCGCACGCCTTCCACCAAAAAGCGGCCTTCGCTGCGTCTCAGCTTGGTGCTTCGAAGGGCCCGCACCGCTTTCACCAGCGGGTTGTGGCGCGAAGTTATCATCTCCACTTAAACGCGCTCCAGTTGATCGATGTTGGCGTTGCTCCCCACCACAACCAGTATATCCCCTTTGTGCAGCAAATCTTCCGCGCCCGGGGCGACGATCAGTTTTTTATCGCGCTTAATGGCCAGAACGTTAATGCCGAAACGGGCCCGGAGGTTCAATTCCCGCAAGGTCTTTCCCTCCCAGTTTTCGCTCGTAGCCACCTCGACAATGCTGTAATCGGGCGAAAGCTGAATGTAGTCAAGGATGTTCGCCGCCACCATGTTCCGCGCCAGGCGCGCGCCCATGTCGCGCTCTGGGAACACCACCTTGTCGGCCCCCACCTTGTAGAGAACCTTGGCGTGGAGTTCGTTCTGAGCCTTGGCCACCACACACTTCACGCCCAGCTCTTTAAGAAGCACGGTGATGAGAATGCTCGACTGGATGTCCTGGCCGATGGCCACCACGACAACGTCAAAATTCCGGATGCCCACCGCCCGGAGAGTCTCCTCCTCCCGTGCATCGCCCTGGACCGCGTGCGTAACATCCTTGGCCAGGTCCTGCACCCGCTCCCCATCGACGTCTACGGCCAGCACGTCATAACCCATGGAAAAGAGCGTGCGGGCCACGCTGGAGCCGAAGCGGCCCAGCCCGATCACCGCAAATTGACGCTTCACACCACTCACCTCTTAGCCCACAATAATTGCTTCTTCCGGAAAGCGAATATGGTTCTCACGCTGTCGCTGGGCAACTGCAACTGCTATCGTCAGGGGACCTACGCGACCGGCAAACATGAGTGCTATGATAAGAGCCCGTCCCACCGCTGAAAGCTCTGTGGTCAGTCCCATGGAAAGCCCCACGGTGCCAAAGGCTGATGTCACCTCAAACAGGGTTAGAAGAAAATCCTTACCTTCGCTGATAAGCAGTGCAATCGTTATGCCCACCACCAGCGACAAAGAAAGAAAAGCAATGGCCAAACTCTTGGGCACCAGACCTGCCGGCAGGGAGCGGTTTCCGACCTCTGTCCGGCTCTTGCCGCGTACAGTGGCAAGTACAGTTAAGATGAGGGTAACGAAGGTGGTGGTCTTGATACCGCCGCCCGTGCCGCCGGGTGAAGCGCCGATGTACATCAGGAGCACAATAAAGAACAATGTAGCCGGGCGCAGGTCGGCGATGGGGATGGTATTAAACCCGGCCGTACGTGGCGTCACCGCCTGAAAGTAAGAACACAAGAGCTTTTCAAACCAGCTTCTTCCAGCCAAGGTGGCTGGATTGTAGCTTTCTATCGTCAGAATCAACAGGGTGCCCAAGGCAATGAGAACGAGGGTGGTTTTCACCACGATTCGGGAGTGCAGTGACAGGTACCTTTCCCGGGGCCAGTTGATAAACTCGATCAAGACGCTGAAGCCCAGGCCCCCCAGGATGATCAAACTGGTAACCACCAGGTTCACCAGAAGGTCGGTGCGGTACCCTGTGAGGCTCCGGAACTCCCCCTTGAGGTCGAAGCCGGCGTTACAAAAAGCCGAGATGGCGTGAAAGACCCCTTGGAAAATGGCCTCGCCGGGCGGGTAGAGCCCCCACCAGTGCCAGGTGAGGAGTACAGCCCCCGTACCCTCGATAATAGCGGTAACCACAATCACTGCGCGGGTGAGCCTGACTACACCTTCAATGGAGATTTGGTTCAGCGCCTCCTGAATCACCAGGCGCTGGTGCAGCATGATCCGCCGCCCGAGAAGGATGGCCGCCAGCGTGGACATGGTCATAAACCCTAGTCCGCCCACCTGGATGAGGAGCAGGATAACCACCTGCCCGAAGCGGCTCCAGTACGTCGCCGTATCCACCACCACGAGCCCGGTCACACAAACGGCTGAAGTTGCCGTGAAAAGCGCGTTAAGAAACGGCGTCGGCTTACCGGCGGTGGAAGAAAGCGGCAGGCTTAGCAAAACGGCCCCGGTAAGGATAACAGCCGCAAAACCAATCACCAAGACCTGGGGAGGGGTTAGCCTCCAACCGGATCCGAGCTCCAGTTTGAAACGCTGCACCGTTCTAGCTCCTCTCGTGTTCCGGCCCCGCCGGCCCTGCTACACGATGGAATTATAACCGCCGCCGCAGTAAATGTCCACTGGCACCTTGCAACTGCGCTGCGTGTTTTGGGGCTGCCGGCGGCGCTTTCTTTGTCCAGCTCCTGAAGAAGAAGAAATCCCGGGCCGTTCTGCCCGGGTTGTTTCTATTGGGCCGAAAGCTTCTCCTTAGCCAAAGCCACCAGGTCAGAGAAGGCATGGCCGTCGTGAATCGCAATCTCGGCCAGCATCTTGCGGTTCACACCAACCCCGGCGCGCTTTAAACCACTAATCAACCGGCTGTAGGAGATGCCGTTCGACCGCGCCGCTGCGTTGATCCGGGCGATCCAAAGGCGCCGGAATTCCCGTTTCCTGGCCCTGCGGTCGCGCCGGGCGTAGAAGAGCGCCTTAAGCACGCTTTCATTGGCCGGCCGGAAGGAGCGGCTCCTGGCCCCGCGGTAGCCGCGGGCCAGCTTTAGTATCTTCTTGTGACGCCTCCGGGCGGTGACGCCACGCTTTACTCTCGCCATGACGAAAGGCCTCCTTTATTCGCGTAAATCAGGCGTAGGGGAGCATCTTGCGCACGCGCTCGTAATCCGCCCTGCTCACCAGCCCCGGCGCCCTCAGGTGCCGCTTGCGCTTGGCGCTCTTGTGCTCCAAAAGGTGGCTGCGAAAAGCTTTAGCCCTTTTCACCTTGTGGCCGCCGGTAACCTTAAACCTTTTGGCGGCCGAACGGCGTGTCTTCATCTTCGGCATCTTACTTTCCTCCCTTTTCCTCCGACCGGGGCGCCAGAATCATGATCATCTGGTTTCCTTCCAGGCGCGGCTCTCGCTCCACTGTACCCAGGTCTTTGAGCTGTTCAGCCATCCTCGCCAAAAGTTGGCGGCCCGCCTCCGTATGCGTCATCTGACGACCCCGGAAGCGCACGGTCACCTTAACCTTATCGCCATCAGAAAGAAAGCGCTGCATGTTCCGCAGCTTGACCTCATAGTCATGCTCGTCGATGGTGGGACGAAGGCGGATTTCTTTGATGGTGATGACCTTTTGCTTCTTGCGCGCCTCTTTCTCCCGCTTGCTCTGCTCATACTTGTAACGGCCGAAGTCCATAATGCGGCAAACGGGCGGCCTGGCGTCCGGTGCTACCTTGACCAGGTCCAGGCCTTTCTCCTGGGCCAACCGTAACGCTTCCCGCGTCAGCATTATTCCTAGCTGTTGGCCTGTTTCATCCACAAGGCGCACTTCACGGACGCGAATTTGCTCGTTGACCTGCAGGTCTTTAGTAATAGCGTGTCACCTCCAGTATTCTCCCCCACTCATGGCAAAGTAAAAGGGGCGAGCCGCCACCCGCCCCAAAAACACTAACACCGTGTTCCAGCAAACCCTGGTAGCAGCCGCAGCGCGCAGGGTGAGAAGCGGATGGCTTCTACTTCTTCGCCCCTCACTATAGCATAAGCATTGACTGCCGTCAACACCATTTTGCTCCTTCAACGCTGCGCGCGGCGATTTCCTCCTTGATGCCGGCCGTAAAGCGTTCGAGCGACACGGCCCCCAGGTCGCCCCGCTCCCGGTGCCGTACGGCTACCGCATCCTGCGCCATCTCCTTGTCGCCCACCACCAGCATGTAAGGAATCCGCTGCAGCTGGGCGTCGCGAATCTTGTGGCCGATCTTTTCGTTGCGCTCATCCACCTCGGCGCGCACGCCCTGCGCCGTGAGGTCCGCGGCCACGTGCCGGGCATAGGGCAGCTGCCGGTCGGTGATGGGGAGAACGCGCGCCTGCACCGGCGCCAGCCAGGTCGGGAAGGCCCCCGCGTGGTGTTCAATGAGGATACCGATGAAGCGTTCAATACTGCCGAGCACCGTACGGTGAATCATCACCGGCCGGTGCTTGTCCCCGTCCTCGCCGATGTACTCCAGGTTAAAGCGCTCCGGCATAAGGAAGTCGAGCTGGATGGTGCCACACTGCCAGGTGCGGCCCAGGCAGTCGCGCAGGTGGAAATCGATCTTCGGCCCGTAGAAAGCGCCGTCGCCTTCATTGACCTTATACTCCATCCCCGCCTGTTCCAAGGCCTGCCGCAGGGCACTCGTGGCCTCTTCCCAGACCTCATCCGAACCCATGGCGTTTTCCGGCTTGGTGGAAAGCTCCACCTGGTAGCTGAACCCGAAGACGCTGTAAATGTAGGTGATAAGATCGATAACGCCCTTAATCTCCTCGGTGATCTGGGACGGCAGCATGAAGATGTGGGCATCGTCCTGGGTGAAGCAGCGCACGCGCATCAGGCCATGGAGTACACCGGCGCGTTCGTGCCGGTGTACCAGTCCCATCTCGGCCAGGCGGATGGGAAACTCCCGGTAGCTGTGGGCCCTGGATTTGTACACGAGAATGCCACCCGGGCAGTTCATCGGCTTAATGGCGAAACCGCGGCCGTCGATTTCAGTGAAGTACATGTTTTCCCGGTAGTGGTCCCAGTGGCCGGAACGCTGCCAAAGTTCCTGGCTCAGGATGATGGGCGTCCGGATTTCATCGTAGCCGCGACGACGGTGCTCTTCGCGCCAAAAAGCCTCGAGTTCGTTGCGCAGAATCATCCCTTTGGGATGGAAGAAGGGGAACCCGGGGCCCTCTTCCTGGATGCTGAAGAGGTCCAGTTCACGCCCCAGCTTGCGGTGGTCACGCCGCGCCGCTTCCTCCAGGAGGCGCAGGTGTTCAGCCAGCTCCTCGGCGCTGGCGAAAGCCGTACCGTAGATGCGCTGCAGCATCTCGCGCTTTTCATCACCCCGCCAATAGGCCCCGGCCACGCTCAGGAGCTTGAAGGCCTTAATGTAACCGGTGCTCGGAACATGCGGGCCGGCGCAGAGGTCCACAAAGTCCCCCTGCCGGTAGAGGGAAATCACCGCCTCGGCAGGCAGGTCCTCGATCAGTTCCACCTTGTAGTTCTCGCCCTTCTCCCGGAAAAAGGCCAGGGCCTGTGCCCGGCTGATCTCGCGCCGCTCAAAGGGCAGGTCGGCCGCGATGATCTTGTCCATCTCCGCGCTGATTTTTTCCAGGTCCTCCGGGGTAAAGGCGCGCGGGACGGCAAAGTCATAATAGAACCCGTCCTCAATGGCCGGGCCGATGGCAAGCTTGGCCTCGGGGAAAACCTTTTTCACCGCCTGGGCCAAGACATGGGACGTGCTGTGGCGCAGGGCCCGCTTGCCAGCACCATCGTCCCAAGTGAGAAACTTAACCTGGCAGTCTGCCGTGAGGGGATGCGACAGATCCTTGACTTCCCCCCCTACTTCCATAACCAGTGCCCTTGCCGCCAGGTGCGGCGCCAGGCTGCGCACAACTTCTTTCCCGACAACCCCGGCAGGGAAACGGGCCTCTTTACCTTCCCAGTTCACAACAATCTCCGCCATGGTGTGTCCTCCTTCGCCGATAATAAACAAACCCCGTCCCAATGAAGGGACGGGGTCAACCCGCGGTTCCACCCTAATTCGCGCTCCGCGCCTCTTAAGCTCTAACGGCCTTCGCCGGCCTTACCTACTCGCTTTCGGCAGGCGCTTCGAGGGGGTTTTCGGCCGACCGGTTACCGGAAAGACTTCCACCCTGCGGTCCTTCCTCGCTGCGGCCCGGAAGCAGCCTAATCGTCCTCGTCATCGCTTTACGTTGGCCTCATTATACGCTTACGCCCCCGGCTTGTCAAGCCTTCAGTGCACCCAGCCGCTGGCCACCAGCGCCGCCTGAGCCAGTCCAATGATGAGGCCTAGTACACCGCCCACATATTCGATATAGCGGAGCTCCCGCCCCGCCACCTGCCAGCTTAAGGCCTCCAGGTGCTCCAGGGGAAAGGCCGCCAACCGCTGCTCCACGATCGCACCCACGTGCAGTTCTTCCA
Coding sequences:
- the pheT gene encoding phenylalanine--tRNA ligase subunit beta; translation: MRVPYSWLKCYVDIDLTPEELGERLTMAGLAVDRIDRTGAGAAKVVVGQVKELKRHPEAEHLWVVQADTGAGGLKQIITGAQNLEPGVLVPVALPGATLPDGQRIAAARFRGLASEGMLCSARELGLPEDRPEEEAGILILKGEAPLGADIHTVLGLGETVFDLDITPNRPDCLSIIGVAREVAALTGKELKLPPVDVTSAGGNINDHLKIEIAAPDLCLRYAARVLTNIRVAPSPDWMQQRLLAAGMRPINNIVDVTNYVMLETGQPLHAFDYTRLAQRQIIVRRARPNETLITLDGNERQLTPEMLVIADAERPEGLAGIMGGLLSEISEETTTVMLESACFHNINIRRTARQLGIRSEASLRFEKGIDPNGVIFALERACHLIQELGAGEIVEGIIDLYPQPVAPWEVTIRPARIRELIGAPVTDDFIRAAVERLQLEVVHAGPEYLTVKVPTFRADLRLEADFVEEVARLYGFDRVPATALEGKLSVGHKPVALTIADRVKEILRGSGLDEVETYSFTHPGSVEKLRLLPDDPRRRVIRLLYPLSEEQSVLRTTLLPSLLEAAGLNQRRKRGPVNIFEVNRVYWPGELPLTELPAMPRHLGVVLAGARGEGNWQEKAPENDFYRLKGILEAIAQAFRVTGEFVPGAEPVYHPGRQAGFVVSGEKVASLGEIHPEVAEAFGLAGRVYALELNLDLLLPHVDLTPRYRPWPRFPGVERDLALMVPLDVPAKEVASVLAAAGGADLSDLRLFDLYTGEQIPAGYKSLAYSLTFQAADHTLTDAEVEPLIAGIIAAAEQKLKAKVRR
- the pheS gene encoding phenylalanine--tRNA ligase subunit alpha gives rise to the protein MEERLRALAQTAGAAAAQAQNLEELDEVRVRFLGRKGELTQILRSMKDVPPAERPRLGQLANEIRDELERKLAERTEVPKRRLQAQQLEKERLDITLPGVRPALGHKHPLTWVLEEIEDIFLRMGFDVVEEPEVEYDYYNFEALNIPKDHPARDMQDTFYITDEILLRTHTSPFQARTLERMAPEVPVRVICPGRCYRRDPADATHSPMFYQTEVLAVDKNISFAQLKGTLTTFAREMFGKNREVRFRPSFFPFTEPSAEVDISCLVCGGKGCSLCKGTGWLEILGSGMVHPRELEIAGYDPSRVSGFAVGMGPDRIAMLKYGIDDIRLFYEDDLRFLHQF
- a CDS encoding YqzL family protein, whose protein sequence is MMAADFFWRVFETTGSVIAYLVYRKLIVQ
- a CDS encoding RNA methyltransferase, which codes for MITSRHNPLVKAVRALRSTKLRRSEGRFLVEGVRLLEEALAAGLNLETVLVCPELAVGTRAQALLTRLRESGVRWVPVSASVLASVAETETPQGLVAVASLPGPPSVSALLEATDLVVLGEGIQDPGNAGTLIRAAEAAGAGGVCFSAGSVYPFGSKVVRASMGSLFRLPVIALGDNGKELAASCRAAGWEVVVTTPAGGTPFWQVPMAAPTLVVLGNEGAGVSAELTALGSQRAFIPLAQPVESLNVAVAGAVILFEAVRQRAARRKAAAEL
- a CDS encoding TrkA family potassium uptake protein, which gives rise to MKRQFAVIGLGRFGSSVARTLFSMGYDVLAVDVDGERVQDLAKDVTHAVQGDAREEETLRAVGIRNFDVVVVAIGQDIQSSILITVLLKELGVKCVVAKAQNELHAKVLYKVGADKVVFPERDMGARLARNMVAANILDYIQLSPDYSIVEVATSENWEGKTLRELNLRARFGINVLAIKRDKKLIVAPGAEDLLHKGDILVVVGSNANIDQLERV
- a CDS encoding TrkH family potassium uptake protein, giving the protein MQRFKLELGSGWRLTPPQVLVIGFAAVILTGAVLLSLPLSSTAGKPTPFLNALFTATSAVCVTGLVVVDTATYWSRFGQVVILLLIQVGGLGFMTMSTLAAILLGRRIMLHQRLVIQEALNQISIEGVVRLTRAVIVVTAIIEGTGAVLLTWHWWGLYPPGEAIFQGVFHAISAFCNAGFDLKGEFRSLTGYRTDLLVNLVVTSLIILGGLGFSVLIEFINWPRERYLSLHSRIVVKTTLVLIALGTLLILTIESYNPATLAGRSWFEKLLCSYFQAVTPRTAGFNTIPIADLRPATLFFIVLLMYIGASPGGTGGGIKTTTFVTLILTVLATVRGKSRTEVGNRSLPAGLVPKSLAIAFLSLSLVVGITIALLISEGKDFLLTLFEVTSAFGTVGLSMGLTTELSAVGRALIIALMFAGRVGPLTIAVAVAQRQRENHIRFPEEAIIVG
- the rplT gene encoding 50S ribosomal protein L20, translating into MARVKRGVTARRRHKKILKLARGYRGARSRSFRPANESVLKALFYARRDRRARKREFRRLWIARINAAARSNGISYSRLISGLKRAGVGVNRKMLAEIAIHDGHAFSDLVALAKEKLSAQ
- the rpmI gene encoding 50S ribosomal protein L35; its protein translation is MPKMKTRRSAAKRFKVTGGHKVKRAKAFRSHLLEHKSAKRKRHLRAPGLVSRADYERVRKMLPYA
- the infC gene encoding translation initiation factor IF-3, which produces MTKDLQVNEQIRVREVRLVDETGQQLGIMLTREALRLAQEKGLDLVKVAPDARPPVCRIMDFGRYKYEQSKREKEARKKQKVITIKEIRLRPTIDEHDYEVKLRNMQRFLSDGDKVKVTVRFRGRQMTHTEAGRQLLARMAEQLKDLGTVEREPRLEGNQMIMILAPRSEEKGGK
- the thrS gene encoding threonine--tRNA ligase: MAEIVVNWEGKEARFPAGVVGKEVVRSLAPHLAARALVMEVGGEVKDLSHPLTADCQVKFLTWDDGAGKRALRHSTSHVLAQAVKKVFPEAKLAIGPAIEDGFYYDFAVPRAFTPEDLEKISAEMDKIIAADLPFERREISRAQALAFFREKGENYKVELIEDLPAEAVISLYRQGDFVDLCAGPHVPSTGYIKAFKLLSVAGAYWRGDEKREMLQRIYGTAFASAEELAEHLRLLEEAARRDHRKLGRELDLFSIQEEGPGFPFFHPKGMILRNELEAFWREEHRRRGYDEIRTPIILSQELWQRSGHWDHYRENMYFTEIDGRGFAIKPMNCPGGILVYKSRAHSYREFPIRLAEMGLVHRHERAGVLHGLMRVRCFTQDDAHIFMLPSQITEEIKGVIDLITYIYSVFGFSYQVELSTKPENAMGSDEVWEEATSALRQALEQAGMEYKVNEGDGAFYGPKIDFHLRDCLGRTWQCGTIQLDFLMPERFNLEYIGEDGDKHRPVMIHRTVLGSIERFIGILIEHHAGAFPTWLAPVQARVLPITDRQLPYARHVAADLTAQGVRAEVDERNEKIGHKIRDAQLQRIPYMLVVGDKEMAQDAVAVRHRERGDLGAVSLERFTAGIKEEIAARSVEGAKWC